The Candidatus Nanoarchaeia archaeon genome contains the following window.
TGAGGAGCTGCTATTGGCATGAGGGCATGAGGAAATAGGATGGAGATCGCATAAGATGGAGATCGCAGTTGCAGGCAGAAAGGATTTCATCCTTGGATTTAGCCTGGCAGGAGTCCTGAATACAGTAGAGCTTAGCAAAGACCAGATGAAAGATATCCGGGAGATGCTCAAGGACCGCAGCCTCGGGATCCTGGTATTGGAAGAGGAAGCTATTGCTGGCCTCTCTGAGGCTGATAAGGAGAAGATCGAGCGGTCCGTGCAGCCT
Protein-coding sequences here:
- a CDS encoding V-type ATP synthase subunit F, which translates into the protein MEIAVAGRKDFILGFSLAGVLNTVELSKDQMKDIREMLKDRSLGILVLEEEAIAGLSEADKEKIERSVQPVAISLSKGAGNEALREIIIKSIGVDLWGKDEVGKDEAER